In one Magallana gigas chromosome 7, xbMagGiga1.1, whole genome shotgun sequence genomic region, the following are encoded:
- the LOC105337159 gene encoding uncharacterized protein isoform X2, which translates to MEAEKDIKCGFCHLGVEAEPVCGKLHHDNKNTSAHHKCMQYSADLVQYKFTSFGGFKIDKVEKEIRRGKRLKCFICKTDKSRQGKWLGATSGCAISNCSKTFHYYCAKLDGVAITKRMEVRYLKENSTIVMYRVFCGPDHYEQFKSNKGALKNQHQHLVRNCSDEEQGSDDEDNAVHAEPDSLNTQYDDDILMISQLSPEKDMDEEMSTTSEKGDAIRKSARKGKKIELKESASPIVQNVPDGKQKTKTSPLKEKLSLNKQYSEEDDEIDQISEISGNENDLQNVNDSSDSVLEDPFHSKALDVSVRLTDIRGDRRLMNRSRNPSPELEDSDTIEIENSSVLKRKEKAKKSNVEVVNKKTDVNVKKGNQEAATQERTQVTKNGNKKTRAAENQTFSTPKNNSRGNNKTSNGADRFITAELHITTSPSSIDEVNTEDQATSNGQGYSSDDEMVQQTNVSKNSCNTRDKSSPQVLPHTPGISSESEWEEMAKFPTCALAISSTTKVWPSKKIMITQEAKDSFDVQNVAIWTSSESFSDQLTDDHLPHFMKIITDMVRERQFKKLGNLLTDTSCQLNQMESIKHLLNLPEQIVNKIKSSLLSEVRNENANGEEVLFMDAKLNTLFLKLNDTVDRTCKIRNRLLPNAKELLGHLYEWTDATTVSTTPLSQSDTETEWKGICDWMNREGWNQCDSYIYPSDDIFLASKENQGIERLIQNQSAREGQTLNKKVFFMKEMKDFVNSIMFLQELIRSACADTKHSLIICPATQNISKESLVPADLGKETVVQIMSAFKPSIKRGISIIVISLSNQTLRRKTAGQTSATSCENEITVCPVVEPVRSDRKRRAAATKSSTPQQKRKK; encoded by the exons caaTATTCAGCTGATCTTGTACAGTACAAGTTTACAAGTTTTGGAGGATTTAAAATTGACAAAGTTGAAAAAGAGATACGCAGAGGCAAAAGATTG aaatgttttatttgcaaGACTGACAAGAGTAGACAGGGAAAATGGCTGGGTGCTACATCAGGTTGCGCTATATCTAATTGTTCTAAAACCTTCCACTACTACTGTGCCAAGCTGGATGGTGTGGCCATCACAAAGCGCATGGAAGTCAGATATCTAAAGGAGAACTCCACCATTGTCATGTACAG agTGTTCTGTGGTCCTGACCATTATGAGcaatttaaaagtaataaag GTGCATTAAAAAACCAGCATCAGCATTTAGTAAGGAATTGCTCTGATGAAGAGCAAGGAAGTGATGATGAAGATAATGCAGTACATGCAGAACCAGACAGCCTTAACACACAGTATGATGatgatattttaatgataagCCAGCTGTCACCAGAAAAAGACATGGATGAGGAAATGTCCACTACCAGCGAAAAAGGGGATGCAATTAGGAAGTCTGCTAGAAAAGGCAAGAAAATAGAATTAAAAGAGTCTGCTTCTCCCATTGTTCAAAATGTGCCTGACGGTAAACAGAAAACCAAAACTAGCCCTTTGAAAGAAAAGCTAAGTCTCAACAAACAATATTCCGAAGAAGATGACGAGATCGATCAAATTTCAGAAATCAGTGGGAATGAGAATGATTTGCAAAATGTGAATGACTCTAGTGATTCTGTGCTGGAAGATCCATTTCATAGCAAGGCATTAGATGTAAGTGTCAGGCTGACGGACATTAGAGGTGACAGGCGTCTAATGAATAGGTCACGGAACCCAAGTCCCGAACTGGAGGATTCAGAcacaattgaaattgaaaatagcaGTGTACTAAAACGCAAAGAGAAAGCCAAAAAAAGCAATGTTGAGGTTGTGAATAAAAAAACAGATGTTAATGTTAAGAAAGGAAATCAGGAGGCAGCTACACAAGAGAGGACACAGGTCACAAAGAACGGAAACAAAAAAACCCGAGCAGcagaaaatcaaacattttcaacCCCAAAGAACAACTCCCGCGGAAACAACAAAACCTCAAATGGAGCCGATAGATTCATCACAGCTGAGCTACACATCACAACTTCCCCGTCTTCCATTGATGAAGTTAACACAGAAGACCAGGCTACTAGTAATGGCCAGGGGTATAGTTCTGATGATGAAATGGTTCAACAGACAAATGTCTCCAAGAACTCGTGTAATACCAGAGACAAGAGTAGTCCACAAGTCCTCCCCCACACACCAGGGATAAGTTCAGAGTCGGAATGGGAAGAAATGGCCAAATTTCCCA CTTGTGCTTTAGCAATTAGCAGTACAACCAAAGTTTGGCCATCCAAAAAGATCATGATAACCCAAGAGGCCAAGGACAGCTTTGATGTGCAGAATGTTGCTATCTGGACAAGTTCAGAAAGCTTTTCAGATCAGCTGACTGATGACCATCTTCCtcatttcatgaaaattattACAGATATGGTCAG GGAGAGACAGTTTAAGAAGCTTGGGAATTTGTTGACAGATACCAGTTGTCAGCTTAATCAAATGGAATCAATTAAACATCTGCTTAACCTTCCGGaacaaattgtaaacaaaatcaagTCCTCATTACTGAGTGAAGTAAGGAATGAAAATGCCAATGGAGAAGAGGTCCTCTTCATGGATGCCAAATTAAATACTCTGTTTTTAAAGTTGAACGATACCGTGGACAGAACATGCAAGATACGGAACAGACTTCTCCCAAATGCCAAAGAATTATTGGGCCACCTGTATGAATGGACGGATGCTACAACTGTGTCGACTACCCCTTTGAGCCAATCAGACACTGAAACTGAATGGAAAGGAATCTGTGATTGGATGAATCGGGAAGGTTGGAACCAATGTGATTCATACATTTATCCATCAGATGACATTTTTCTTGCATCCAAGGAAAACCAGGGTATAGAAAGATTAATACAGAATCAGTCTGCAAGGGAAGGCCAGACCCTCAATAAGAAGGTGTTTTTCATGAAAGAGATGAAAGACTTTGTAAATAGCATCATGTTTCTTCAAGAACTGATTCGTTCTGCTTGTGCTGACACTAAACACTCCCTCATAATTTGTCCTGCAACTCAAAACATCAGCAAAGAGTCTCTTGTTCCAGCAGATCTTGGGAAAGAAACCGTTGTTCAGATCATGAGTGCCTTCAAACCATCCATTAAGAGAGGTATATCCATTATTGTCATCAGTCTGAGTAACCAAACACTGAGGAGGAAGACTGCAG GTCAGACATCAGCAACATCTTGTGAAAATGAGATTACTGTCTGTCCAGTGGTAGAACCGGTGAGGAGTGATCGAAAACGGAGAGCAGCAGCTACAAAATCCAGCACACCACAACAGAAACGCAAAAAATAG
- the LOC105337159 gene encoding uncharacterized protein isoform X1 — translation MEAEKDIKCGFCHLGVEAEPVCGKLHHDNKNTSAHHKCMQYSADLVQYKFTSFGGFKIDKVEKEIRRGKRLKCFICKTDKSRQGKWLGATSGCAISNCSKTFHYYCAKLDGVAITKRMEVRYLKENSTIVMYRVFCGPDHYEQFKSNKGALKNQHQHLVRNCSDEEQGSDDEDNAVHAEPDSLNTQYDDDILMISQLSPEKDMDEEMSTTSEKGDAIRKSARKGKKIELKESASPIVQNVPDGKQKTKTSPLKEKLSLNKQYSEEDDEIDQISEISGNENDLQNVNDSSDSVLEDPFHSKALDVSVRLTDIRGDRRLMNRSRNPSPELEDSDTIEIENSSVLKRKEKAKKSNVEVVNKKTDVNVKKGNQEAATQERTQVTKNGNKKTRAAENQTFSTPKNNSRGNNKTSNGADRFITAELHITTSPSSIDEVNTEDQATSNGQGYSSDDEMVQQTNVSKNSCNTRDKSSPQVLPHTPGISSESEWEEMAKFPTCALAISSTTKVWPSKKIMITQEAKDSFDVQNVAIWTSSESFSDQLTDDHLPHFMKIITDMVRERQFKKLGNLLTDTSCQLNQMESIKHLLNLPEQIVNKIKSSLLSEVRNENANGEEVLFMDAKLNTLFLKLNDTVDRTCKIRNRLLPNAKELLGHLYEWTDATTVSTTPLSQSDTETEWKGICDWMNREGWNQCDSYIYPSDDIFLASKENQGIERLIQNQSAREGQTLNKKVFFMKEMKDFVNSIMFLQELIRSACADTKHSLIICPATQNISKESLVPADLGKETVVQIMSAFKPSIKRGISIIVISLSNQTLRRKTAVVFFEGQTSATSCENEITVCPVVEPVRSDRKRRAAATKSSTPQQKRKK, via the exons caaTATTCAGCTGATCTTGTACAGTACAAGTTTACAAGTTTTGGAGGATTTAAAATTGACAAAGTTGAAAAAGAGATACGCAGAGGCAAAAGATTG aaatgttttatttgcaaGACTGACAAGAGTAGACAGGGAAAATGGCTGGGTGCTACATCAGGTTGCGCTATATCTAATTGTTCTAAAACCTTCCACTACTACTGTGCCAAGCTGGATGGTGTGGCCATCACAAAGCGCATGGAAGTCAGATATCTAAAGGAGAACTCCACCATTGTCATGTACAG agTGTTCTGTGGTCCTGACCATTATGAGcaatttaaaagtaataaag GTGCATTAAAAAACCAGCATCAGCATTTAGTAAGGAATTGCTCTGATGAAGAGCAAGGAAGTGATGATGAAGATAATGCAGTACATGCAGAACCAGACAGCCTTAACACACAGTATGATGatgatattttaatgataagCCAGCTGTCACCAGAAAAAGACATGGATGAGGAAATGTCCACTACCAGCGAAAAAGGGGATGCAATTAGGAAGTCTGCTAGAAAAGGCAAGAAAATAGAATTAAAAGAGTCTGCTTCTCCCATTGTTCAAAATGTGCCTGACGGTAAACAGAAAACCAAAACTAGCCCTTTGAAAGAAAAGCTAAGTCTCAACAAACAATATTCCGAAGAAGATGACGAGATCGATCAAATTTCAGAAATCAGTGGGAATGAGAATGATTTGCAAAATGTGAATGACTCTAGTGATTCTGTGCTGGAAGATCCATTTCATAGCAAGGCATTAGATGTAAGTGTCAGGCTGACGGACATTAGAGGTGACAGGCGTCTAATGAATAGGTCACGGAACCCAAGTCCCGAACTGGAGGATTCAGAcacaattgaaattgaaaatagcaGTGTACTAAAACGCAAAGAGAAAGCCAAAAAAAGCAATGTTGAGGTTGTGAATAAAAAAACAGATGTTAATGTTAAGAAAGGAAATCAGGAGGCAGCTACACAAGAGAGGACACAGGTCACAAAGAACGGAAACAAAAAAACCCGAGCAGcagaaaatcaaacattttcaacCCCAAAGAACAACTCCCGCGGAAACAACAAAACCTCAAATGGAGCCGATAGATTCATCACAGCTGAGCTACACATCACAACTTCCCCGTCTTCCATTGATGAAGTTAACACAGAAGACCAGGCTACTAGTAATGGCCAGGGGTATAGTTCTGATGATGAAATGGTTCAACAGACAAATGTCTCCAAGAACTCGTGTAATACCAGAGACAAGAGTAGTCCACAAGTCCTCCCCCACACACCAGGGATAAGTTCAGAGTCGGAATGGGAAGAAATGGCCAAATTTCCCA CTTGTGCTTTAGCAATTAGCAGTACAACCAAAGTTTGGCCATCCAAAAAGATCATGATAACCCAAGAGGCCAAGGACAGCTTTGATGTGCAGAATGTTGCTATCTGGACAAGTTCAGAAAGCTTTTCAGATCAGCTGACTGATGACCATCTTCCtcatttcatgaaaattattACAGATATGGTCAG GGAGAGACAGTTTAAGAAGCTTGGGAATTTGTTGACAGATACCAGTTGTCAGCTTAATCAAATGGAATCAATTAAACATCTGCTTAACCTTCCGGaacaaattgtaaacaaaatcaagTCCTCATTACTGAGTGAAGTAAGGAATGAAAATGCCAATGGAGAAGAGGTCCTCTTCATGGATGCCAAATTAAATACTCTGTTTTTAAAGTTGAACGATACCGTGGACAGAACATGCAAGATACGGAACAGACTTCTCCCAAATGCCAAAGAATTATTGGGCCACCTGTATGAATGGACGGATGCTACAACTGTGTCGACTACCCCTTTGAGCCAATCAGACACTGAAACTGAATGGAAAGGAATCTGTGATTGGATGAATCGGGAAGGTTGGAACCAATGTGATTCATACATTTATCCATCAGATGACATTTTTCTTGCATCCAAGGAAAACCAGGGTATAGAAAGATTAATACAGAATCAGTCTGCAAGGGAAGGCCAGACCCTCAATAAGAAGGTGTTTTTCATGAAAGAGATGAAAGACTTTGTAAATAGCATCATGTTTCTTCAAGAACTGATTCGTTCTGCTTGTGCTGACACTAAACACTCCCTCATAATTTGTCCTGCAACTCAAAACATCAGCAAAGAGTCTCTTGTTCCAGCAGATCTTGGGAAAGAAACCGTTGTTCAGATCATGAGTGCCTTCAAACCATCCATTAAGAGAGGTATATCCATTATTGTCATCAGTCTGAGTAACCAAACACTGAGGAGGAAGACTGCAG TTGTATTTTTTGAAGGTCAGACATCAGCAACATCTTGTGAAAATGAGATTACTGTCTGTCCAGTGGTAGAACCGGTGAGGAGTGATCGAAAACGGAGAGCAGCAGCTACAAAATCCAGCACACCACAACAGAAACGCAAAAAATAG